The following proteins come from a genomic window of Anaerobutyricum hallii:
- a CDS encoding sigma-70 family RNA polymerase sigma factor: MYVQHPYKFEGKYYAKIDGVFYEISKEVAMAMFADYRNEIYRSRKWAPDDREEDLQMEELQDLKIDNEKENAAKKKDKKWKRKTKRCEILDCAFSANSDGLSIADMADDTQLSLEELMILKEESRILHEKISKLTLQEQFIIKSIYFDGMKQKEVAEILGVTKGALSQRLGTILRKMRTMYLEG, encoded by the coding sequence ATGTACGTACAGCATCCATATAAATTCGAAGGAAAATATTATGCAAAGATTGATGGAGTATTCTATGAGATCTCCAAGGAAGTGGCGATGGCTATGTTCGCCGATTATAGAAATGAGATTTATCGCAGCCGTAAGTGGGCACCGGATGACAGGGAAGAGGATCTTCAGATGGAAGAGCTTCAGGATCTGAAGATTGATAATGAGAAAGAAAATGCTGCAAAAAAGAAGGATAAGAAGTGGAAGCGAAAGACCAAGAGATGTGAGATCCTCGATTGTGCCTTCAGTGCTAACAGCGATGGACTTTCTATTGCCGATATGGCAGATGACACACAGCTCAGCCTTGAAGAACTGATGATTTTGAAAGAGGAGAGCAGAATTCTCCATGAAAAGATCAGTAAGCTTACGCTTCAGGAACAGTTTATCATCAAGTCTATCTATTTTGATGGCATGAAACAGAAGGAAGTGGCAGAGATTCTTGGCGTCACAAAAGGAGCTCTCAGTCAGAGACTTGGTACTATCCTCAGAAAGATGCGTACCATGTATCTGGAAGGATAA